A region of Paraburkholderia sp. BL23I1N1 DNA encodes the following proteins:
- a CDS encoding cupin domain-containing protein, with protein MECKHAWLNASTVADSASTRAPSVAVISSRERRGLQARPVSNASRYNYAPGGKSLPHRHGQAFVVGYVLSGAIRSRVNEGDVRVFHAGEHWIEKPGAHHTMSENASDTEPAKLLAIFVADTKDKNLVTFDRQ; from the coding sequence ATGGAATGCAAGCACGCGTGGCTGAATGCAAGCACAGTTGCAGATAGTGCGAGCACGCGCGCTCCGTCAGTTGCAGTTATTTCGAGCAGGGAGCGGCGTGGATTGCAAGCACGTCCGGTTTCAAATGCAAGTCGCTACAACTATGCGCCCGGAGGCAAGTCGCTACCGCATCGGCATGGACAGGCCTTTGTGGTCGGCTATGTTCTCTCGGGTGCGATCCGCAGCCGTGTCAACGAAGGCGATGTGCGCGTCTTTCACGCGGGCGAACACTGGATCGAGAAGCCCGGCGCGCATCATACGATGAGCGAAAACGCGAGCGACACGGAACCCGCGAAACTGCTCGCCATTTTTGTGGCGGACACGAAAGATAAAAATCTGGTCACGTTCGACAGGCAGTGA
- a CDS encoding ExeA family protein — MRAEVMQHYGLTVPLNQAGYFETTHHQQLMKDIKGAIFEGRLIAVCGVIGSGKTMMLRRLQQALEDEKRVSVSKSLAIEKHRIKLATFIAALFYDLSTEKQVRIPTQGEKRERDLRELVKKNRRPVALFVDEAHDLNGNTLTGLKRLMELVEDGDGSLSVILAGHPKLRNDLRRATMEEIGYRTDIFSLDGITGSQREYIHWLIGACAGDGTDVDSILTEEAIDLLATKSRTPLQIQLHLALAFEAGYLTAEKPVSAALVESVLSRQLDDLEPTLTRHGYRVKDLVEQFDAKPAEIKALFSNSLDPVRTATLRDRMLAAGLPI; from the coding sequence ATGCGAGCTGAAGTGATGCAGCATTATGGATTGACGGTGCCGCTGAATCAGGCCGGCTACTTTGAGACCACGCACCATCAGCAATTGATGAAAGACATCAAGGGAGCAATCTTCGAAGGACGGCTGATTGCGGTATGTGGCGTCATCGGCAGCGGCAAGACGATGATGCTGCGCCGGCTTCAGCAGGCGCTCGAGGATGAGAAGCGCGTCAGCGTCTCCAAGTCGCTCGCGATCGAGAAGCATCGCATCAAGCTGGCGACGTTCATTGCGGCGCTGTTCTATGACCTCTCGACTGAAAAGCAGGTCCGCATTCCGACGCAGGGCGAGAAGCGCGAGCGCGACCTGCGTGAGCTGGTGAAGAAGAACAGGCGTCCGGTCGCATTGTTCGTCGACGAAGCCCATGACCTGAACGGCAATACCCTGACGGGCCTGAAGCGCCTGATGGAGCTGGTCGAGGACGGTGACGGGAGCCTGTCGGTGATCCTCGCGGGTCACCCGAAACTGCGCAACGATTTGCGGCGTGCGACGATGGAAGAGATCGGTTACCGCACGGACATCTTCTCGCTGGACGGCATCACCGGCAGCCAGCGCGAGTACATCCACTGGCTGATCGGAGCGTGCGCCGGTGACGGGACCGACGTCGATTCGATTCTGACCGAGGAAGCCATCGACCTGCTGGCCACCAAGTCGCGCACGCCGTTACAAATCCAGTTGCATCTGGCTCTGGCGTTCGAGGCCGGATACCTCACTGCCGAGAAGCCGGTTTCAGCCGCGCTGGTCGAATCCGTATTGTCGCGTCAGCTTGACGACCTGGAGCCGACCCTGACCCGTCACGGCTATCGCGTCAAAGACCTCGTGGAGCAGTTCGACGCCAAACCGGCGGAGATCAAGGCGCTCTTCAGCAACTCACTGGACCCGGTGCGGACCGCGACGTTGCGGGACAGGATGCTCGCGGCCGGGCTGCCGATCTGA
- a CDS encoding IS481 family transposase, whose protein sequence is MPPDSLMQLRQRLDRLPHKSPERAAQVAAVAELYGVSPTRVYRALHRFQQPHSAHRADYGKPRVLQQAELERYCELIAALKLRTTNKQGRHLSTKRAIELLEDYGVETVQGLVKAPRGVLRVPTINHYLSALRLDQPHLLRQPPAVRFQAERSNDCWQFDLSPSDLKHIDRPDWIDPTKGEPTLMLFSVVDDRSGTAYQEYRCVYGEDAESALRFLFNAMAPKADPGFPFQGRPKMIYLDNGPVAKSRVFQNVMQALDIEWQTHLPAGKDGRRTTARSKGKVERPFRTVKEAHETLYHFHKPETEAQANEWLLRYLLRYNDQRHRSEKHSRLEDWLARLPAEGIRDMCTWEQFCRFAREPERRKVGIDARIIIDGTAYEVEPDMAGETVVLLWGLFDDELYAEFDGERFGPYYPVSGPIPLHRYRAFKRGKADERADRIRSLADQLGLPIAALAGDDVRLAPSATTPTPLPHQPFDADAHEYRFPSAIAAKLAIADDLAQPLAKLPPQDRLFIDQVLAETLVRRIVLARVRDYFRHKKSGEEHAS, encoded by the coding sequence ATTCCGCCCGACTCGCTGATGCAACTGCGGCAGCGGCTCGACCGTCTGCCGCACAAAAGCCCCGAGCGGGCCGCCCAGGTCGCGGCGGTTGCCGAGCTGTATGGCGTGTCCCCGACCAGAGTGTATCGCGCGTTGCATCGTTTCCAGCAGCCACATTCCGCACATCGGGCTGACTACGGCAAACCGCGCGTGTTGCAGCAGGCAGAACTGGAGCGCTATTGCGAACTGATCGCGGCGCTCAAATTACGGACCACGAACAAGCAGGGGCGGCACCTCTCGACCAAACGGGCGATCGAGTTGCTGGAGGACTACGGCGTCGAAACCGTGCAGGGCCTGGTCAAGGCGCCCAGGGGAGTGCTGCGCGTACCGACGATCAACCATTACCTGTCAGCGCTGCGGCTCGATCAGCCGCATCTGTTGCGGCAGCCGCCCGCAGTGCGCTTCCAGGCCGAACGCAGCAATGACTGCTGGCAGTTCGATCTGTCGCCCTCCGATCTGAAGCACATCGACCGTCCAGACTGGATCGACCCGACCAAAGGCGAGCCGACCCTGATGCTGTTCAGCGTGGTCGACGATCGTAGCGGTACCGCCTACCAGGAATACCGCTGCGTGTACGGCGAGGATGCGGAATCGGCGCTGCGTTTCCTGTTCAACGCGATGGCCCCGAAAGCCGATCCGGGTTTCCCGTTTCAGGGCCGGCCGAAGATGATCTATCTGGACAATGGCCCGGTCGCGAAAAGCCGGGTGTTCCAGAACGTCATGCAGGCGCTCGACATCGAATGGCAGACGCACCTCCCCGCCGGCAAGGACGGCAGGCGCACGACGGCGCGCTCGAAAGGCAAGGTCGAGCGGCCGTTTCGTACCGTCAAGGAAGCGCACGAAACGCTGTACCACTTCCACAAGCCGGAAACCGAGGCGCAGGCGAACGAGTGGCTGTTGCGCTATCTGCTGCGCTACAACGATCAGCGGCACCGGTCCGAAAAGCACTCGCGCCTGGAGGACTGGCTCGCCCGCCTGCCGGCGGAGGGCATCCGGGACATGTGCACATGGGAGCAATTCTGCCGTTTCGCCCGCGAACCGGAGCGGCGCAAGGTCGGCATTGATGCGCGCATCATCATCGACGGCACCGCTTACGAGGTCGAACCCGACATGGCCGGCGAGACGGTGGTGCTGCTGTGGGGGCTGTTCGACGATGAACTGTATGCCGAGTTCGACGGCGAGCGATTCGGCCCGTACTACCCGGTGTCCGGCCCGATCCCGCTGCATCGCTATCGCGCATTCAAACGCGGCAAGGCCGACGAACGCGCTGACCGTATCCGCTCGCTGGCTGACCAGCTCGGCTTACCGATCGCCGCGCTTGCCGGCGACGATGTTCGGCTCGCGCCTTCCGCGACGACACCCACGCCGTTGCCGCATCAGCCGTTCGATGCCGACGCGCACGAATACCGGTTCCCCAGCGCGATCGCGGCCAAGCTCGCGATCGCCGACGATCTGGCGCAGCCGCTTGCGAAGCTGCCACCGCAAGATCGCCTGTTCATCGACCAGGTGCTGGCCGAGACACTCGTCCGCCGCATCGTGCTGGCACGCGTTCGGGACTATTTCCGCCATAAGAAGTCAGGAGAAGAACATGCGAGCTGA
- a CDS encoding recombinase family protein, which translates to MLIGYARVSTDDQHLDLQRDALATAGCERVFEDTASGAKAERTGLTALLAVLRSGDTVVIWRLDRLGRSLKDLIYLVERLDAAGVGLRSLQESIDTASIGGRLVFHLFGALAEFERNLIRERTRAGLSAARARGHKGGRKKRLDPARQELAMQLYHERRHTVEEICRLMGIGRSTLYNYLTEAERNAQRAA; encoded by the coding sequence ATGTTGATCGGATACGCTCGTGTCTCGACGGACGACCAGCATCTCGACCTGCAACGCGATGCGTTGGCCACGGCCGGGTGTGAACGCGTCTTCGAAGACACCGCAAGCGGGGCGAAAGCCGAACGCACGGGATTGACCGCGCTGCTTGCCGTGTTGCGATCCGGTGACACGGTCGTGATATGGCGGCTGGACCGGCTCGGGCGTTCGTTGAAGGATCTGATTTACCTGGTCGAGCGACTTGATGCCGCGGGCGTCGGCCTGCGCAGCTTGCAGGAGAGCATTGACACCGCATCGATCGGTGGCCGCCTCGTATTTCACCTGTTCGGCGCCCTGGCGGAGTTCGAGCGCAACCTCATCCGCGAACGCACCCGCGCCGGCCTGTCGGCGGCCCGCGCACGCGGCCATAAAGGCGGACGCAAGAAGAGGCTCGATCCGGCCAGACAGGAACTGGCGATGCAGCTTTACCACGAGCGCCGCCACACTGTCGAAGAAATCTGCCGGCTGATGGGCATTGGCCGCTCGACGTTGTACAACTACCTGACCGAGGCGGAACGCAATGCCCAGCGGGCGGCGTAA
- a CDS encoding biotin/lipoyl-containing protein — MKVPDIAFKGMSVVEVLVKEGDTVEAEQSLVSLESDKAAIDVPSPVAGVVKQLKLKVGDAVSECVPILALESAGAPAKQEAS; from the coding sequence GTGAAAGTGCCGGACATCGCCTTCAAGGGCATGTCAGTCGTCGAAGTCCTCGTAAAGGAAGGCGATACGGTCGAAGCCGAGCAGTCGCTCGTCTCGCTCGAATCCGACAAGGCGGCGATCGACGTGCCAAGTCCGGTCGCCGGCGTCGTCAAGCAGTTGAAGCTGAAGGTCGGCGATGCCGTGTCGGAATGCGTCCCGATTCTCGCGCTGGAGAGCGCAGGCGCCCCCGCGAAGCAGGAAGCATCGTAG
- a CDS encoding non-heme iron oxygenase ferredoxin subunit has protein sequence MTLKFAANLDDLNPDEPYAATVDKEQIALYLVDGEVYATHNVCTHQFALLSDGFLEDGCIECPLHQGKFDVKTGAALCAPVTASIRTYKVQVEGGAVMVEL, from the coding sequence ATGACACTCAAATTCGCAGCAAATCTTGACGATCTGAACCCGGATGAGCCTTACGCGGCAACGGTCGACAAGGAGCAGATCGCGCTGTACCTCGTAGATGGCGAGGTCTATGCGACGCACAACGTGTGCACGCATCAGTTTGCGCTGCTTAGCGACGGTTTCCTCGAGGACGGATGCATTGAGTGCCCGCTTCATCAGGGGAAATTCGACGTGAAGACCGGCGCCGCGCTTTGTGCGCCGGTGACCGCTTCAATCAGGACTTACAAGGTTCAGGTGGAAGGCGGTGCGGTGATGGTTGAACTCTGA
- a CDS encoding NAD(P)/FAD-dependent oxidoreductase produces the protein METILIVGAGQAGGRAAETLRAQGFEGSVLLVGDEQHRPYERPALSKTVLTTADDNECFDAWLHSSDFYATRKIDWIADGVERLDVTRRTAMLRSGRSISFDKCLLTTGGRARHLPGTPDSRHVFTLRTLPDAMRVRERMVGASSVAVIGGGFLGLEFAASARARGIDVTVVEAGEQLLERALPREFSERLRARHEQNGVKFMLGARLIASVEHAPRVTLSFADHASQRFDFVVVAIGQQPNEELAKASGLETGNGIHVDAHCRTSGADVYAAGDCANFPFGVSGRRLRLESWQNAQDQAIVAARNMLGESIEYRPSPWFWTDQYDWNVQMLGMLDGPIEQWIERRVSSEKVLLMGLRNNVIVYALAVNNGGELRAIRRLVEEAAQVDPEALVDLNVKLRQLERKAHS, from the coding sequence GTGGAAACGATTTTGATCGTCGGCGCCGGACAGGCAGGCGGCCGCGCAGCCGAAACGCTGAGGGCGCAGGGCTTCGAGGGCTCGGTCCTGCTCGTCGGTGATGAACAGCACAGGCCGTACGAGCGGCCTGCGTTGTCAAAGACGGTGCTGACGACAGCGGACGATAACGAATGCTTCGACGCGTGGCTACATTCGAGCGACTTCTACGCCACCAGAAAGATCGACTGGATCGCAGACGGTGTCGAAAGACTGGATGTGACACGCCGCACTGCGATGCTCAGGAGTGGGCGAAGCATCAGCTTCGACAAATGCCTGCTGACTACAGGCGGCCGCGCGCGCCACCTGCCCGGCACGCCTGACAGTCGCCACGTATTCACGCTGCGTACGCTGCCGGACGCGATGCGGGTACGGGAGCGCATGGTCGGCGCGAGTTCGGTGGCCGTCATCGGCGGCGGCTTCCTTGGGCTTGAGTTCGCAGCAAGCGCAAGGGCGCGCGGAATCGATGTCACCGTGGTTGAAGCGGGCGAGCAATTACTGGAGCGCGCGTTGCCGCGCGAATTCTCGGAGCGTTTGCGCGCCAGGCACGAACAGAACGGCGTGAAGTTCATGCTGGGTGCCAGGCTGATTGCCTCGGTGGAACATGCGCCTAGGGTAACGCTGAGCTTTGCCGACCATGCATCGCAGCGGTTCGATTTCGTGGTGGTTGCCATTGGGCAGCAGCCGAATGAAGAGCTCGCCAAAGCGTCCGGCCTGGAGACAGGCAACGGCATACATGTTGATGCGCATTGCCGGACTTCGGGCGCTGATGTCTACGCCGCGGGGGATTGTGCAAATTTCCCATTTGGAGTGTCCGGAAGACGCCTGCGCCTCGAATCATGGCAGAACGCGCAAGACCAGGCGATTGTTGCCGCGCGCAACATGCTGGGCGAGTCGATTGAATATCGGCCGAGCCCCTGGTTCTGGACAGATCAGTATGACTGGAACGTACAGATGCTAGGAATGCTAGACGGCCCAATAGAGCAATGGATCGAGCGCCGGGTATCGAGCGAAAAGGTCCTGCTGATGGGCTTGCGCAACAACGTCATTGTGTATGCGCTCGCAGTCAATAACGGCGGCGAACTGCGTGCGATTCGCCGTCTCGTTGAGGAGGCGGCTCAGGTCGACCCCGAGGCCCTCGTGGACCTGAACGTCAAGTTGCGACAACTTGAACGGAAAGCTCACTCGTAA
- a CDS encoding aromatic ring-hydroxylating dioxygenase subunit alpha, whose protein sequence is MYSSETVIGLGTPSVKNKPIEQLVWPEEGLHAIPDWVYTSDDVYAREVERIFQGRTWNFVALEAEVPNSGDYKRSYVGPTPVVVSRAEDGSIHVFENRCAHRGAEFCRHTRGNNAEFVCPYHQWSYDLKGNLQGIPFKRGVNKLGGMPRDFRNEDHGLKKLAVTTRNGVVFASFTHDMEPIEDYLTPEILRDFDTVFNGKKLRILGFYKNELPCNWKMYHENLKDPYHATLLHSFLVVFGLLVAGNRSAMVADSKYGIHGTMASAKSDSLYATVDADKKKEMRSFHEGMVLKDERFLEYVKEFDSEWSVTMQTIWPNLIVQREMNTLGVRHIVPNGPNSMVMLWTMFGYEDDTEETTRHRLRQGNLMGPAGFLGLEDNEAMKFVQEGVRRSVTDRSVLKLDSEKIGTADNLISEAAIRAMYKHYREVMGF, encoded by the coding sequence TTGTATTCGTCAGAGACGGTAATTGGGCTTGGTACGCCGAGCGTCAAAAATAAGCCCATCGAGCAACTGGTCTGGCCGGAAGAAGGCCTTCACGCTATCCCAGACTGGGTCTATACGAGCGACGATGTGTACGCTCGCGAGGTTGAGCGGATCTTTCAGGGCCGTACCTGGAACTTCGTTGCACTGGAGGCTGAAGTGCCCAACAGCGGGGACTACAAACGTTCGTATGTAGGTCCGACGCCGGTGGTCGTCTCACGCGCAGAAGATGGTTCCATCCATGTGTTCGAAAACCGCTGCGCCCATCGTGGCGCCGAATTCTGTCGCCACACGCGCGGCAACAATGCGGAATTCGTTTGCCCGTATCACCAGTGGTCCTATGACCTGAAAGGGAACCTGCAAGGTATTCCGTTCAAACGGGGTGTGAACAAGCTCGGCGGAATGCCGCGCGACTTCCGTAATGAGGACCACGGTCTCAAGAAGCTTGCTGTCACGACGCGCAATGGGGTGGTCTTCGCCTCTTTCACGCACGACATGGAGCCTATTGAGGACTACCTCACGCCAGAAATCCTGAGAGATTTCGACACCGTCTTCAACGGCAAGAAGCTGCGCATCCTCGGGTTTTACAAGAACGAGCTGCCATGCAACTGGAAGATGTACCACGAGAATCTGAAGGATCCGTACCACGCAACGCTGCTGCACTCCTTCCTGGTGGTGTTCGGCTTGCTGGTTGCAGGAAACCGCTCGGCGATGGTGGCCGATAGTAAATACGGCATACACGGCACGATGGCGTCGGCCAAAAGCGATTCACTCTATGCAACTGTGGACGCCGACAAGAAGAAAGAAATGCGCTCGTTCCACGAGGGTATGGTCCTCAAGGATGAGCGGTTCCTTGAGTACGTCAAGGAGTTTGACTCCGAATGGTCGGTGACAATGCAGACGATCTGGCCGAACCTGATTGTCCAGCGTGAAATGAATACCTTGGGGGTGCGGCATATCGTTCCGAATGGTCCGAACAGCATGGTGATGCTGTGGACGATGTTCGGATACGAAGACGACACCGAAGAGACCACGCGTCACCGGCTGCGCCAGGGCAACCTGATGGGGCCGGCTGGATTCCTCGGTCTCGAGGACAACGAAGCCATGAAGTTTGTGCAGGAAGGCGTGCGTCGCTCCGTAACCGATCGCAGCGTGCTCAAACTCGACAGTGAAAAAATTGGAACTGCGGACAATCTGATTTCGGAAGCTGCAATTCGCGCGATGTACAAACACTACCGTGAAGTGATGGGGTTTTAA
- a CDS encoding aromatic-ring-hydroxylating dioxygenase subunit beta, producing the protein MLPGFEKKPIAHDKALAARAAVEDFHAEYCAVLDGGDVERWPDFFTENCLYRVTEYENAALGFPAGLVYAEGRDMLRDRAVAISRTQMFAPRQMLHFVTNVRILDVTDEEIIAQSNYMLMQTLVEGATCLHQAGRLFDRFARKGNELLLKERQAIYDTAMIANDLAYPV; encoded by the coding sequence ATGCTGCCAGGATTCGAAAAGAAGCCAATTGCACACGACAAGGCACTTGCTGCGCGCGCAGCCGTGGAAGATTTCCATGCCGAATATTGTGCGGTGCTCGACGGGGGCGACGTTGAGCGGTGGCCGGACTTTTTCACGGAAAACTGTCTTTACCGGGTGACCGAGTACGAAAATGCCGCCCTCGGGTTTCCGGCCGGCCTGGTCTACGCCGAAGGTCGGGACATGCTGCGCGACCGCGCAGTAGCTATTTCCAGAACGCAGATGTTTGCGCCGCGACAGATGCTGCATTTCGTCACCAACGTTCGGATTCTTGACGTGACAGACGAAGAAATCATTGCTCAGAGCAACTACATGTTGATGCAGACCCTCGTCGAAGGTGCGACTTGTCTGCATCAGGCCGGTCGGCTTTTTGACCGCTTTGCTCGAAAGGGCAATGAGCTGCTTCTGAAGGAACGGCAGGCGATTTATGACACGGCGATGATTGCGAACGATCTGGCTTATCCTGTTTGA